The Syntrophorhabdus sp. genome segment AACCCTTGAACCCTTGAACCCTTGAACCCTTGAACCCTTGAACCCTTGAACCCTTGAACCCTTGAACCCTTGAACCCTTGAACCCTTGAACCCTTGAACCCTTGAACCGTCTTCAGTCTCTCCTGTATTTCTCGTTCAGCGCCCTTTTGAAGCGGGGGGCGTAAATGATGTCGAAGGTCTCCTCCTTTCCGGGAAAGAGGTTCAGTGCTTGTTTGCGCACCCCTTCGACGATGCGTATCGCGTGGTCGTGGGGGATGTCCTGGGTGCGGATGAACTCAAGGGCAAAATCGACCACAAAGCGAAGCCTCCTGAGCTTTCTTTCTTCTTCCAGGATATCGTTCACGTTGTCCCTCTTCAAGGCCCCCGGTACCGCAACGTAATGCACCGTCAATCGGAGGGTTGCCGGTCCTTTGCGCCGGTCAATTCGAGGAGGATGAGGAGCCCGATGCCGATGGTGAGGGCTATGTCGGCTACATTGAAGGCCGGCCAGTGATACTTCCCGTAGTGGAGATCGAGGAAATCGACGACGCTTCCGTAGAATATGCGGTCATATATGTTGCCCAGGGCGCCGGCGAGAATAAGACACAGCGCGAAGGTCTTTGCCTTTCCCATCGCGTACCGGACAAGGATGTATATCAGGGCGGCGACGACGAGGACGGGCACGACCGTGAAGATGTGCCGGGCGTACTCGCTCTCGTTGAGAACACCGAAGACGCCTCCCAGGTTCCGCACGTGGACGATGGAAAAGAAGGACGTAACCTGTATCTCACTCAGCAGGGGGAGGTCCCTCATGATGAGCGCCTTTGTGAGCCTGTCCAGGGCGAAGATGACCGGTACTAGAGCAAAGAAAGGGTATCGGCGCATCGCTTGCACACGTTCGGGAATTTCCCGTCCCGGAGAATGTTCGTATCATACTGCCAGCACCGCTCGCACTTGTCACCTTCGGCCCTGACGACGGTCACATCGAGCCCGGCGGCCTTGCGCACCTCGATCTGCGAGACGATGAAGACGTCCTTAAGCTCGTCGTCCAGCTCCATGAGGGCCGCGTAGTCCTCGTCGGGGGCGTCTATGATGATCTTGGTGTCGAGAGAGTGGCCGATCTCCTTGGCGGTGCGCTTCTCTTCGATCTTCTTGTTGGCGAGTTCCCTGATCTTCCATATCCTTTCCCACTTCTCCTCGATGGCCCCGTTTATGAGGGCCGTGTCCGCGGTGGGGAACCGGGTCAGAAAAACGCTCTCCTCGGAGACATAGTCCTTGAGATAGGACCACATCTCTTCTGCCGTCGAGGAAAGGAC includes the following:
- the lspA gene encoding signal peptidase II, translating into MRRYPFFALVPVIFALDRLTKALIMRDLPLLSEIQVTSFFSIVHVRNLGGVFGVLNESEYARHIFTVVPVLVVAALIYILVRYAMGKAKTFALCLILAGALGNIYDRIFYGSVVDFLDLHYGKYHWPAFNVADIALTIGIGLLILLELTGAKDRQPSD